The Kribbella jejuensis region GCCGACGTCGTTGCGGATCTCCTTGCCCCACTCGTTGTCGTGGTACTCGATGTACTCCGGCGCCGAGGTCGCCCACCCGCAGCGCGGCTGCCCGTCCGGGCCGACGACCGTCACTGCGCGTCCGGCGACGACTGCTCGGCCTTGGGTTGGCTGAGCCGGAGGCGGTCGTACTGCTGCGCGGGGGTCAACTTCGCGGGCGCGGGTTCTTCCGCTGCCGGCTGCTGGGCCGGCTGCTGGGTCGGCTGCGCTGGCGGCTGCTCGGCCGGCTCTGGCGGGGGCGGCGTACGGCGTGGGGTCACCGGCTGGGACCGGGCCTCGAGTACGGCGCGGGCCTCGGCCTGGAGGCGCTCGTACTCGTCCTGAGCGCGCTGAATCGCCCCAGGAAACTCCCGCGTCCGCGGCGCGTCCTCCTCGTCGTGCCTCCGGTCCACAGGCTCATCCGCAGCGTCCGCCGGCTCATCGGCCGCGGGCTCGGCCGCGGGCTCGACTGTGGGCTCGACTGTGGGCTCGACTGTGGGCTCGGCTGCCGGCTCCGGGAAGTCGCCGCCGACCAGAATCGGCGGCTGCATCCCGGTGTCCTCGAACTCGCCGTCGTCGTACGCCGCGGAGGTG contains the following coding sequences:
- a CDS encoding DivIVA domain-containing protein, with product MWFFGLIVVLLIGAVAVVASGRWGAMGTAYDDRPDMTVPARQALTSVDIEGARFAVGVRGYRMDEVDTLLERIAREVAERDRRIADLERAVAPIVESPEGHGFTSAAYDDGEFEDTGMQPPILVGGDFPEPAAEPTVEPTVEPTVEPAAEPAADEPADAADEPVDRRHDEEDAPRTREFPGAIQRAQDEYERLQAEARAVLEARSQPVTPRRTPPPPEPAEQPPAQPTQQPAQQPAAEEPAPAKLTPAQQYDRLRLSQPKAEQSSPDAQ